In Leptodesmis sichuanensis A121, the following are encoded in one genomic region:
- a CDS encoding GNAT family N-acetyltransferase, with the protein MVGYSGALKRQVDEKVHFVMARILPLMKLPKILVNVADLSRIKQDVRMQDYYVLSLGILPEFRNQGLGKQLLKQAELQASETSCRSICLDVTFNNHAAQVLLKGRGYTVVCSKTTDRFERMTRAGGLHRMAKTLNS; encoded by the coding sequence ATGGTAGGTTATTCCGGTGCTCTCAAGCGCCAGGTGGATGAAAAAGTACACTTTGTCATGGCCCGGATTCTTCCTTTGATGAAACTGCCTAAAATCCTGGTCAATGTGGCCGATCTCAGCCGGATCAAACAAGATGTGCGGATGCAGGACTATTACGTGTTAAGTCTGGGGATCTTGCCAGAATTTCGGAATCAGGGGTTGGGCAAGCAACTTCTTAAACAGGCTGAATTACAGGCCAGCGAAACATCCTGTCGATCGATTTGCCTGGACGTGACCTTCAATAATCATGCGGCCCAGGTGTTATTGAAAGGTAGAGGCTACACAGTAGTTTGCAGCAAAACAACGGATCGATTCGAGCGCATGACCCGTGCGGGAGGATTACACCGGATGGCTAAAACCCTGAACAGCTAA